The following DNA comes from Triplophysa dalaica isolate WHDGS20190420 chromosome 5, ASM1584641v1, whole genome shotgun sequence.
GAACACTTCAGACAGAATTACCTTGAGACGGATCGTAAGACTTTTTGGTGCttcggttggttgcaattcagtTTGAGAGTGATTTATTTCATTGAAGAGAAGTGACTTTTCTTGTGATTTATAAAGGGATTCAGCTCTTTTCATCTCAATTCCCTTTGAATCAAAATGATGAACAAACCCTTCCTGCTTATGTGTCCATCTGTGTATATATCACATGTGATGTGGTCTTTGTTATGATTTATTTACTTCTAATAAATGATTGAGGGGTTATCGGGTATGTTGGTGTGAGACGTGTCCGTGTGATGACGGCTGATATATATTTCATGTGTTCGACATTAGTGAGCCTGATGGCTCTCAGCTGGATGTTTAAAACATGAGTCAGAAGTTTAAGGCCAGATTGATTATCCTCAAGGTCAAACACGCTCATTTGTGTGAGAGGTCAGCACATTACAGATCTTATTAACATAAACTGCTAAACAAGCCATTCTTCTTATACCTGATCCTTCTTTATCAGCGTTACTTTAAACAAAAGGGAAACTATCCTCCTCCCCTCACCTCTTCTGCGTTTCTCACACCTTGTTTGTGTTCATCACGGGCTACATCAGACCAAACAGCTTTTAGAGAATGAGCTCTTTCTCTCCTGTGCAGTCTGTACGGCAGTCCACTTCAAACGCATCTCTCCTGTCAACGGATTAAGAACAAACCCATTATAAAAGCTTTTCCAAAGGCACAGAGTACATTGAATTCAATTTGTTTTGTGCACGTGTTTCTGCATTCCGGCGCACGCACCATGAATACAAAAATTTGGGTTAAAAGCTGTTTATCATGAGTGGTAAAGAACATTGTGTCCTACCTTAGCGCCCACAgcgtctgtctgtttctgtggaCAGAATAACCTCAGATTGGATCTctagtttcatttttttgcctACGTTTACACACCAATTATTTTCTCTTCCAGTTATTGTTTACTGCGTCATCTTTTTTAATTTCACGGTCCTTTAAATACTTTCATCGTCTTTAACTTACTTTCGGGACTCCTGCTGTGTATCTCTGGCTCTCTCGCAGCCTGTTTATCTCTTTATTTTGGTTTCTATATCGTTTGCGAGCATAAGGATTCTGTCTCGTTTCACATTCCTCGTGGCCTCAGAGTGCATGCTGGGTATTTTTATGAGGAAACCGAATGACACGGCTTTTCACCTTCAATTACACTCAAAGAGGAGCACGAGGAGAGCCGGACCACTAGACTGTAGGGCACATCACATgatgacgcacacacacaatgtggTCGAGGGGTAGAAGAGAGAATGTAGGACATCTTACTCTGttatatttgatgtttaataatcttaaaaacactttcatttaatgcattttcatgcatttctaaatgtattttaacatttaacaaatagtttaattttagataaaaaattcctcgaaatgttatttatttattgctttagtttttaaatacaaagaaaCCAAAGTTGTGAATCTCACTGCTGTGACAATTCTTTTGCCGTACCTTCAGCATGTGATGGAACACTCAAGAGATGCAGATAATCCaatactttttaataatatcCACGTTGTCGACGACACAGAGAACATTACAACACCATACATATACAATACCATTCAAACAACTAAACTATGGAGAGAacttaaatagaaaatataaggAGGTGTAGTCAGGTGACGGGGATGAACTAATAATGTCCAGATGATGCGGATCAGGTGTGACGAGTGAAAAGGATTCTGGGTACTGTAGTCGGGTGGTGAATGAGGGCAGACAGTCTCTTTCTATTCCTTTCTTTTACACGTTAATTATTCATCTATAAATGCTGCTCggatgtattttaatatttaatgtaatgttttgaaaactttattttgaagtgaaaaAAAGACTTTGATTTCAGCAAGATTCAAATCTTTCTCcccaaaatacacacacagctTGTGCAGCAAATTCAACATtttctggttttgtgtctggAGCCAGTCCAGGTGTGTTTAAGAGGTGTCTGTCATCTGGTGTCTGGCCCGTAGCGGACTGGATTGCTTTTACATTTCGGTTGGCTGAGCATGAAATTACAAGAGTTTTTACCCATAAGATGTGTGGACGAGCGTACCATCTaatctgttacacacacacaaaatacagcTATACACACTTTAATCCCCAACACCTGCCATTTTTGTGGTTGTATTAGCATTTATATAACTCTCACAGCAGAAGAAGCTGACACAGGTATCATCTTGTTGGCTAGGCTCACACAAACTCACTTTCCTCAGACCTTCAAAAGTCAAACTTGCACGCTATTTTACCTGAAGTGAACTTGAGTTCATGAAGATTTGCTACAGCAGTCAACGTATATGTGAGGGAAACGGAGGGTACGAGTACAGCAAATTGAATAAAAGATaagtgtcttaaagggatagttcaccccaaaactcaaatttgctgtttatttactcacccccaggtCATCCGAGAtgaaggtgacattttttcttgagctgaaccataaagaagattgtttggtaaatccacagccctctaggagtctatggggtccacctgtctaagagttcctaaagcacataattccaaaaaaggAACCGTcgctcaacactccctttctgcaggtggcgctaaacgcaCCAGACGCTGGCATGCCATCTGCCACCAAATTCTACAAGAAGATCGCCATCTGAacgtgtgcagaggctgcacagtatgactaatattattaaaaatgacgttcagttttatgaaaatatcgaacGATTTGCTTCGCAagacgtcaacatgtcgccaggaggcACTCTTTTGGAATGATccgctttaggaactcttagacaggtggaccccatagactcacattatatgaagcagagagggctgtggactcaagaaaaaatgtcacctacatctccgATGGCCTGGTGgtgagtttttgggtgaactatgccttttaGGTTCTAGGTCACctaataaatcacattaaaatttagtcatttagaagacGCTTATATATTTAGTTAAGAAATTTGGatgatatttagtaaatttcctaccgcaAATTTTTCAAGAACGTTATTTTTGTAAACGCATGCAGCAAAATCTCGAAACAAAATGTCCAGAAACACGCCTACAAACTCTGCTCGCTGCGGCCTGCTTTTTGGGAACTCAAGTTTAACTAATTcttggccaaatattgtccaatCCCAACATtggaaaaatgatttaattagatcatgtacaaatctcaatttcaaacaATTGACCCTCataactggttttgtggtccagggtcacacatgtTGCTAATGACTAATGTCTGTAGTATTCACGTTTCCTGCACAGTGGCTGATTTCAAAGAGCTTCCAGCTTGACTTGAAAATCCAAAAAAAACTCTGTTGTATCGACCTGTTATCCGTGTTTGATTCTTAATCgatgttgtgtgtttctcaCCCCTCAGTTGTCGGGCTGTGGGTTGTTGGGTGTGGGTATCTGGCTGTCCGTCTCTCAGGGCAGCTTCGCAACGTTCTCTCCCTCGTTCCCCTCCCTCTCCGCCGCCAATCTGGTCATTACCCTGGGCTCTGTTGTCATGGTTACGGGCTTCCTGGGTTGCCTCGGTGCCATCAAAGAGAACAAGTGCTTGTTGCTGAGCGTAAGTCCACTTAGAGTGTTAGTTCAATGCATAATGTATCTGACTACAAAACTTTACATTTGGACGTTTTCAATCCctcactttcttttttctcttccaGTTTTTTATCGTTCTGTTGATCATCCTGCTGGCAGAGTTGATTCTGCTCATACTTTTCTTCGTGTACACAGATAAGGTATGAAgggtgcacacacacatctgaaccTCACACTGTGCACACTCTCATTAACTACAGACACATcctgaagaagaagaaaaacaacaacagcagcccACACCTGCTCTGCTTACACTTCCAGTGTTTCTCATGTTCACACAGCATCTGCTCACATTATGTTCTGTATGTCACTCCTTATTCTGCTCTGGGTCTTGTTTTACATTCTGCTCTGTATCGCGCTTCACATTCTGTTTTTGAATTAATTGAAATGTAAAGTGACCTCATTTTGTTGTCAAGGAAATacaaaaattaagtaaataataatacctctaacaaagcaatagtgatgcTTTGTTCTTtattcatgacacctttaatatcttgggtcactttccttgtcaagtaaatgcattgtgctttaagatatttttgtaTCTGTACTGCAaaacataacagaaaatatttttttatcactcctcaTCTTGTTCTGCTCCGTCTCTCACTCCACATTATGCTCGGTTCCCAATGTTGCCCTTAAATCAAACTCTTTTACAGGTGAGTGAGAATGCTAAACAGGATCTTAAAGACGGCCTGAGGCTCTACAACACGGATAACAACATCGGCCTCCGCAACGCCTGGAACATTATACAGGCCGAGGTATGTGTTTGCGTGATATACAGCCATCAGTGACGGTAATAATCACAGGTCACGGTTAGTTCAGGTAGCTGATTTAAAACAGAGACAAATGGGCCATTTCTGGTCGCAGCTGCCTGGCCGCCGAATTACAGGGGGGAAATGAATCAGAAGCCCTCCAGCATTGATTTTACCCTGGATAGAAACAATAAGCTAGCGTCTGCAAAATTTGGCTCGTGGAAGAATCTAAATGAGAATATTTTCTCTCGCCCGCtcgctttctttctctctcagtggCAATGTTGTGGCGTCACTGGGCACGCGGACTGGCACGATGCCCTACAGGAGAAAACAGTGCCAGACAGATGCTGCCAGGAACACTACAGAGAGTGCGGTCGCAACGCCACCAACGTCTTTTGGTCACAGGTAAGCTGCTGATACGATATAAAACCAACTTCTAAATATTacaattagggctgtcaaacgattgaATCGCATCCAGAAGAAAAGTTTGCGTTTACTTAATATGCGTCcgtgtattgtgcatattattttgtatttataaatacaaaaacacacacatagatgtatatagtgtatatttaatacaaatttgagatttgttatttatttttacttaatatgtcatataaaagtatattcatttttatatttttcttaaatatatgcatatatgtgtacacagacatatatgacgtaaacacaaacttttattctggatgtgattaatggcgattaatcgtttgactgCCCTAATTACAATGaattaaatgtgctttatatttggcctttttttattaatcttcCTTAAAATGGTGCTAGCAGGCCAGTTTCTCATGCACATCAATGCATTACGACTTCTGTTTCTGTGAATCTTCACCACATGTCTTATTTCTGACTGTAAGGGTTGCTATGAGAAGGTTGAGGAATGGCTGAACGACAACAAACATTTGCTGGGAACCATCGCAATGTGTGTGCTGGTCTTACAGGtactttcaaacacacaaaaaacatctcCATTAGACTCATTTCTAGCCATAGTTTTGCCTGGAATGATGTCATATCCTGTCAGGCACAGGGCTGATGTCATTTCCCTTTTTCCTGCAGCTTCTTGGAATGGCCTTCTCCATGACCTTATACCAGCAGATCCACAGAGCTGGAAAGAAGTATGACGCCTAGAAAGTGTTCGTCCAGAACACCACGTGTGTTTTTCACATCCGGTTGGACGCCATCACACGCTTTAATCCAGTGAAATGAAACTTTTGGACTTTAACACCCATCAGATTTAAATATGTAGAGCTGACTGTAGAGATTTTTTCACAACTGCTGCGTGGCTGGTAATTTTCTGGCCTGACATTTAACAGCATCCATAAGAGGAAAACTAATGCAGGGAACTGTTTTTGGGAAGCAGTGATGATGTCTCCGCCAAAAAGTTTTTATCAATATCTTTTTAGCCTGGAAACGGTCTGCTAGCGTACATACCAAACAAAAATGGCAACGTCATGCGAGACTGGCTGTTggtatgtaaataaatgttgtgttctgttgaTGGATAAGGTCGCTCTTTTTCTCTTGGACGTTTATGTAAACATAGCCACAGTTTCCTTTGCTGATGTATTATATCAATAGCATGctgtatatatatttcacaTTCATGTTAGCTCACTGcaaaactgcacaaacatttgTTATATGTTGATTTGAGTGTTATATGGAGAATGGGGTCAGATGTGTTGTCCTGTCATCTAAAAAATCCCTCATTTGTGTTAAGTATAATATGAtcaaaaatatttcagattttttaagcattaaaaGAATTCAGTTCAAAAGGAGATTTGTAATTTTCACACATAGACATCCAAGAATTAGCTTAAAGTAACAGTTTAAATCTTTTATTactctcgagttgttccaaaacaaattatatattcgttctgatgaacaaagagaagatatttggaagaatgccaaAGTgggccaccactgactaccatagcaggaaaaatgcTTTATCAattcctttgttctgttgaacacaaaagagaagatattttgaagaatgcaggaaagaaaacagttcttgggcaccattgactgcgTTGTCATATTTCCTACCATGGTggtcaacggtggccaagaactgtttgtttacaagcattctacaaaatatctttctctgagttcatcagaacaaagaaatgtatacagatttggaacaactctgaAGTGAGAATGACAGAATGTTgtatgaactgtccctttaagtaaaaaGTGGCACATCTTACCCCTTTCTCCCATATTTTCGTTTTCCTGTAAAGAGTGTTAAGTGTTACATGTGAGATGGCGTCGTATTACGTGGGCTGCCGTTAGTTAACCTCCGCTCTGGGGCTTTGTGTCCCGGCGACTCTGATGCCGTCTCAGTCTAGTCTCTTTGTTTTCTCCTTCACTGATCTTTTCAAAGTGCATCTGTACTGCCGGGAGCCAAACGAGCTGTCCTGCTCCGCCTACCGCCAGGAACGCGCGAGATGGCATCAAAGGATGCAGAGGATATAGAGGCCAGGAAGTAAAAAGGAAAAGAGCTAATATTGCTCTCTCTGGAAAACAAATAACGTCACGCAGTTAATCTTGAAAGGGTGCGATGTGAATTGACTTGTGAAGCCTGGGCCGCAGCGAGCTGTTCGGCGTTCCTTGAGGAGTCCCACGACACACATTCCCGTCCGTATTCAGTTCGCAAGTGACATAAGATGTACTTTGATCAACAGATAGCTGCGTAATTATTGATCTGGATAATTTATAACAGAGACTTGAGTCACATCTGCATCCCTGTTTAACCAATatcatattttcaataaaaataatgttttaaagaaactggTCTGGCTTGCTTTTGATTTTACCAAACATTTATTGTCCGTTATTATTGGTCATAGACTCCACCGCCTTTAGACCTTTAGTTCTGTTGAGATGAGCTTCTTTTGTATTTGAGAGAAAGATTTCAACGCATCCAGTGAGacatttgctttgtttaaagcacttttaaagtttattaaagcATAACCAATGTAGGGAGAAGAACAAAACGGCTGAAAgtacacaatacaaaatacaaatagaaaacagCACTGGCTCTTGTTCTCCTCAGAGGAGAGCTGTAGGATCTCAGGGTCAGAAGTGAAGGAACGGGCGGTCATCTGGTCTCTTTGAGATCTGCTGTGTGATGTTTGACATTCTCAAGAGGAAACTAAAGCGATAGTCGAGCTCGGTGGCGGTATAGTTTCCCTCTGTTGGCTATTCACCGGATATATATTTATCAAGCAGAACTTAAACGTGGAGCGTTTCCGTCGAGTTATTCTCACACATATTTTTAGGCTCAGTTTGCACGTTGATGTTTATGCGTCTGTGACTGTATGTATTGGGGAAGCGGTGAACTTGTAAATGTTGAGAATCTGAACAGATATTGAAAGTGTTGTATGCTCCCTTCacgtctctctttctcctttttgTACATCACGACGAATCAGTTTTATCTAGTCTGTTATCCCCAAACCCATCTCTCTGCTTGAGAAGACTTCAGCTGTACAGATTCACTGCTGTCACCGTCTGCCTGCTGCCATACAAGAAaggtaaacaaacattacattttgggTTTGTGTTGTTTGATTTAAGGAATATTTTTGGTCTAATACAACTCAAGATCTttcaacaatatatttttaatgttgaatttTAATTGTGCAGTTTTGCatctcttttttactttttgtttgaCTGTGCATCAAGGTAAACTTAAACTGGAGTATTTCTCGAATCATTTACAAATTGTTGCATTTGTGGCCATTGAGGTGACATTACAGAATGATGCTTTAACTGACCTTGCTCGCGATAGCTTTCAGTTTTCCCAGTAATGAAGGAGTGTTCGAGTAAACCACATCGTCTTCGTTCTCCTCCCCTTCTCCCTCCGCCAGCGCACAGCTGTCGGCCGCTGGCAGCTCACAGTCCTTATTGGCAGACATCACTAGTCTCGAGTATTTGTATTCAAGCCtgtttgaaataatatttttttatttcatttttgcatttgcatttgaaCTTTAAAGCTTCAGTTCATAACTTCTGTCTCTGTCACCATCTCTGTTTCAGGTTACTTGATGAACTATGTGGGTAAagtcaaatgtgaccctggacaacaaaaccagttttatgggtttATAACtatttgaaattgagatttttacataatctgaaatcataataaataaatggttaaGCTGTATAaaagatacaactgtttaaaaatcTGCCTTCAaggttgttaatcaggggcactgtaaCTGGGcatcactcacaaaaataaagtttttatatattcaagGTTGGaactttacaaaatatcttcatggaacatgttCATTACTTCATATCCAAATTACTTGGATTGAaaaattttgacccatacaatgtctttttgtcttttactaaaaatgttcctgtgctacttaagactgcaAAATCAAACCCAAAAGGAGTTGTATTTCCTTGCTCAATAACtaatttttgttcatttatcattaaaaaaacgtaCGGATTGCAACTTTAAAGCGTATGACGTCACTGATTGAAGATAGGCTATCAGAAAGTAATCATGACCATCAGAGATAAAGTCTTTTCCCCATTCAGTTACATGGATCAGTGCTTAAAACGCAGGAAATAGTCTGAAAATAGCTGCCATGTGAAGTGACATGTTACCTCTTGTTCTTTTTCCAGAAATAGCACGTGAGACAGACAAGGAGGACTGCCGTGAAGGCTCCACCGCCGATTCCCGCCTTGACCCACAGACTGACCACTTCACAATGGTTGGATGTCTTGTTCGGGAGCGTCACCCCTTTAATGCAGAGTTTGGGTTCGCTCCACACATAGAGCGTATCCTGTTACATAatgaaagaggaagagaaagtgGAGTAAGACCGTGGTTCCCAAACCTGTTCCTGAGGACCCACTGctgtacacattaacttcatgGATCTCTTCCCTAATGAGCTGATGATTTGAGTCAGGTGTGTTAGATAAGGGAGACAGCAGTGGCTCTCCAGGAGCAGGTTGCGGAACCACTGGACTCAGACACGGTCGTACCTGCACTCCTCCTTTGCATGCACCTTCTATTGAGTGGTAGTCGGCCGCGGTGCAGAGTGGACAAGCGCTGGAGCTCTCCCAGAGGAAGTGAAACTCACAGCCATTACATGTACCTGCTGGGCACTTGCTGAAAACACACATCTGtcatcaaaatacatttgtggGCGAGCAGGCCTCTGAACAGCCGTGTAAATAAGTGTATACCTCGGCACGGTGAGTTCCCCACGCTCGCTCTTCTCAGGGTTGCAGCGGAGAGTTACGACTGTACTACGACCGTTCAGACAAGATGCTGTCGGCTGGGGAGAACTGAGGGACGCAAAAAGAGATATACAcgtttatttaaattcaatgtttttaagccactctttgttttttattcgttttttaagacgagcacattcattttttccctcaacatttaaaaatgaacagatGAAAATGTAGCCGCTTTTCTTTGGAGGTATTTTGTTCAATGCGAGTAAATTGTTCACGTTTCAAACTTACacattgtaagaaacaatacGTTAATCatgtaaataacacatctgcacactcatttaaactattatatgtgaccctagatcacaaaaccagtcttcagtagcacgggaacatttttagtaaaagtttGTTCGGCTCAAAATtgtcgatttttcttttatgccaaaaatcattaggacatGAAGTAAAGATCAGTGGATGgtctgctacagcgcctctgattaacaacttcaaggacaattttcacaatattttatttttttgcactctcagattcctgagttttaaatgattgtatctcagccagatattgtcttaatagaaatcttatttattattaagattatgtattattttgaaaaattgacccataagacaggttctgttgtccagggtcacaaatgttgtATATagtgtattattgtttttatttcattcaaattttttatatctaaatgtatagttcctgtcgccaagtcaaattccttgtgtgtgtaaacatacaTATAGTAAACAAGGGACTTGAACCCGGACCTTAAAGATCAAAAGTCGAGAGTTCAACCGCTGAGCCACCAGACTGGCAAAATTCCAGTTACTTTTTTTGGACGGAGGTGTTCAGTTCAATTCGAGTAAAGAAACAAGTAATTGGGGGATTTGAACCTGGAACTTCAAGAAGTGCTCACTGTGGGCGTTTGCATTTGTTGCTTTATATGATTAAATTTAACAACTGAAAGACATTCGAGTATTCAAGCCTTTCCTTGATTCATaccaacaataataaaaaaactgaattctaaccagtgttgggtaagttactctaaaaagtaatgaattactagttacatattcaatagtttaTACATCATAGAATAGGTTTAAAAGTTAgacttttgatgtcaattccactattgcacacacatatattacacacagtatctagtttaattacatcagaagtaattgattaaataaaagaaacattttcagtaatcccttactttacttttttgagcgaaaagtatttaaattaaaggaactctaaccctaacccaacacTGATTGTAACacacactatttaaaaaaaagacgaTTCAATTTATTGACgtaatctttcatcatttaccgAAAGAAGAAATGGATATATGGAACTTTCCGTGAGTCCTGTGAAAAAAGGTCTGGGCTCGCGTACACTCCATCCAGCATGTTACCAAAAGAAACTCCTGAGAGAGACAAAGATTGAAGTAAAACACACTGCAAACTCATCCAGTTACTGTACAAAAACTATTTGACTTATTATAGAAAGGTTTCGATGGCCTTGAAACGGATTCCTAGTTTAATACAGGAAAGAGTTTTATGCGGCTATAGACCACACAAGCTCACCGAGGAAAGTGTCAGCCAGGCTTATGGACTGAGAGGAGAGGGCCGTTCTGAAGCCCCGCCCATCGGCCGGTATGATGGTTGATTGACACACAAAAGTCTCCACAAAATTGTTGAGGTCAACTGATTCGTTCGGGAGGTCCTTATTGGATAGATCTGTAACATTGTCGGTGCACACCGCCGCTTTCCTCCCCTGTGACAAAAGTCGGATATCTGAATTAAATCAAATCTGCTTGTTGAATAACGTCAAGACGAGTCGAATTCATTCATATTATGTGTTTATCATCAGAGAGTGTTTGGGAATAAATGTGTTTCCTCTCAACAGTTTGCACGCACACAAGAGTGTCATGTGATGCGAGTACCTCTGTCCCGCACAAACTGATGTTAAATTCGTGGTAATATTTGGTTCCTTTGGAGGTGAAGCTAGGCCCGTTCATGATCGACCCCACTGAACTTAAGGCACTGAGGTCATAGGTGAAATTTCGGTTTGCAGCAACATGCGAGAAAGAGCAGTCGTTAAAACACACAGAGTGTtcctaaacaaaaaaacattcacgttacaaacatctttttttattgtatatttgtaaaaccaAGAATCTTGATGACGGTACCTTGTTGCTCTTGCTACCAGGTCCACACGGCTGACAGGCTTCCCGACCGTAGATGTGATGTCCGGAGAGGAAGGTGTTGGACGGGCACTCCTGACACTGGTTTGTGTCTTTGTTGATGAAATGTCCGGCAGGACAGGGGACGCAGGACGAGCCCTCCTGTTGACGCATCATAGCGCAGGCGTGGCAACCGGACGCCGAGCCATCCATAGCGTTAGTCGCCGTGATGGAGTAGATCTTCGCTATGTCGTTCACATACTGACGTGCCTGACGAGTAAAGAGACTATGTGATTATTATGTTTTTCACACGACAAACAGGACGTATGTGTGGATTACTTACATCCATGGCTTTGTTGGTGCGTTGGAAAGCCCATGTGTAGGACACAGAAGCATTCTTGGTCATGATGTGGGTATATGCCTGTCTGACTTTACTTCCTACCCATGATTCCACCACATTAGTGCTCTTCCTGTTCACATCCTACAAAAACCATTCAAGACATCTTTATCATCACCCAAAGTTACTTGTAGACTGAATCCATACTAATGATACAAATGAATTATATCATGTCGTTGAAAAGTGTCCTTGTGCtgtctttaaaacaaatatcaatTAGTAATGTGTCTTACTTTCATAAAGGTGTCCAAAAACATTTAGGGGGTCAATGTATGAGACCACCGTCACTgtcacatatttataaatgttctgcAAAGTACTGTGAGCCTTTTATGTATCGTGTCTTACtatcataaaataaagttcACAGTCTGCGCTGCAGATGGTCTCGAAGATAAAAGTAATACGTCCAAACTCAGTCGCTGAAGCGTCATCCACAGACGTAGGAAGTCTGGAAACAAAAATTGAAAAAGTCGAGAAGTTTTCGAGGAGTCGAACATTTAGCAACCGTTTCACAACTATATGGATAACACCTCAATTCTTCACAAATAAAGTGCTGCACAATATTACTGATGAAAACCTTTGTCTCCTAACCTAAttatataatgttaaattaaattaaattcacaatCATAAATTAAGTGATTAATTGAATATAACATGTCTTGTGTTGTCTTCTGTAAGTGTTAtacttaaaaaggaaaaaaaatattattaaaaaaaaaaaaaaagagaaagtcaGACACAACCCTAGATgtcacactgtacctttaaagatCTAGTTACACAGATGACTCACTTGAATCCAGGAACTCGTAGGTTAAGGATGAGGTAATCATTATCCGAGCCTCCCACTCCACTGCGGATGTGGTCGCCAGCCACTTCCCAACCTGCGCAAACAAATGTGCATTTGATCATTCACTTCATtactcaaagaaaaaaaaatatgaaaaatgccGTCCATGTTTAATATCATAAATGTCTGCACAGTATGTTCTTTACTTTCATTACTCCTACCATTCATTTCATCACACTTGGAGTTTCCCACATTAAAACAAGAAGATTTCATATTCCTCGGCAGGATGTTCCACCACTTGTACTCGTATCCCTGAGAAGGTTCGGTTCCCCCTGGGCATCTTTGACATTCTGCGTAAAGTAAATGTCAATGGACCAGAACCAGACCAACAAAAAcgaaacacacacgcatgcgtCTATGTACAGATGTGTATATACCTGTGGTGCCGTCAGAATAGGTCCCTTGCGGGCAC
Coding sequences within:
- the elapor2b gene encoding UPF0577 protein KIAA1324-like homolog isoform X1, with protein sequence METRTLRTSCYFVRVIITLFICARASGSLPQCKETDYYFEYTECDSTGSRWRVSIPHRQGSCTGLPEPVRGTDCTFSCEAGEFLEMSSQQCTSCAAGSYSLGSGVRFDQWDSIPAGFSSLATYMDSGSSGDDSMTCNNSSWTAQGTHLESNRDDCTVSLVYAVHLMKQGSVSFDYQYLDTNIFFEFFIQNDQCQEMDQAGSEKWIKLTSNGEWRTHTVNLKSGTNILYWRTTGMLLGGKPVKPVLLKNIQIEAGVAYTSECFPCRPGTYSKTPGSSSCDLCPRNTYSGKGASSCTPCSETQYSQEGWSECKEKPPCSEKDYFQIHTACDGEGKTQILYRWVEPQVCVENVTGAVTLPPSGEKEDCPPCNPGFYTHNTSTCLPCPQGTYSDGTTECQRCPGGTEPSQGYEYKWWNILPRNMKSSCFNVGNSKCDEMNGWEVAGDHIRSGVGGSDNDYLILNLRVPGFKLPTSVDDASATEFGRITFIFETICSADCELYFMIDVNRKSTNVVESWVGSKVRQAYTHIMTKNASVSYTWAFQRTNKAMDARQYVNDIAKIYSITATNAMDGSASGCHACAMMRQQEGSSCVPCPAGHFINKDTNQCQECPSNTFLSGHHIYGREACQPCGPGSKSNKEHSVCFNDCSFSHVAANRNFTYDLSALSSVGSIMNGPSFTSKGTKYYHEFNISLCGTEGRKAAVCTDNVTDLSNKDLPNESVDLNNFVETFVCQSTIIPADGRGFRTALSSQSISLADTFLGVSFGNMLDGVYASPDLFSQDSRKVPYIHFFFRSPQPTASCLNGRSTVVTLRCNPEKSERGELTVPSKCPAGTCNGCEFHFLWESSSACPLCTAADYHSIEGACKGGVQDTLYVWSEPKLCIKGVTLPNKTSNHCEVVSLWVKAGIGGGAFTAVLLVCLTCYFWKKNKRLEYKYSRLVMSANKDCELPAADSCALAEGEGEENEDDVVYSNTPSLLGKLKAIASKQADGDSSESVQLKSSQAERWVWG
- the elapor2b gene encoding UPF0577 protein KIAA1324-like homolog isoform X2, translating into METRTLRTSCYFVRVIITLFICARASGSLPQCKETDYYFEYTECDSTGSRWRVSIPHRQGSCTGLPEPVRGTDCTFSCEAGEFLEMSSQQCTSCAAGSYSLGSGVRFDQWDSIPAGFSSLATYMDSGSSGDDSMTCNNSSWTAQGTHLESNRDDCTVSLVYAVHLMKQGSVSFDYQYLDTNIFFEFFIQNDQCQEMDQAGSEKWIKLTSNGEWRTHTVNLKSGTNILYWRTTGMLLGGKPVKPVLLKNIQIEGVAYTSECFPCRPGTYSKTPGSSSCDLCPRNTYSGKGASSCTPCSETQYSQEGWSECKEKPPCSEKDYFQIHTACDGEGKTQILYRWVEPQVCVENVTGAVTLPPSGEKEDCPPCNPGFYTHNTSTCLPCPQGTYSDGTTECQRCPGGTEPSQGYEYKWWNILPRNMKSSCFNVGNSKCDEMNGWEVAGDHIRSGVGGSDNDYLILNLRVPGFKLPTSVDDASATEFGRITFIFETICSADCELYFMIDVNRKSTNVVESWVGSKVRQAYTHIMTKNASVSYTWAFQRTNKAMDARQYVNDIAKIYSITATNAMDGSASGCHACAMMRQQEGSSCVPCPAGHFINKDTNQCQECPSNTFLSGHHIYGREACQPCGPGSKSNKEHSVCFNDCSFSHVAANRNFTYDLSALSSVGSIMNGPSFTSKGTKYYHEFNISLCGTEGRKAAVCTDNVTDLSNKDLPNESVDLNNFVETFVCQSTIIPADGRGFRTALSSQSISLADTFLGVSFGNMLDGVYASPDLFSQDSRKVPYIHFFFRSPQPTASCLNGRSTVVTLRCNPEKSERGELTVPSKCPAGTCNGCEFHFLWESSSACPLCTAADYHSIEGACKGGVQDTLYVWSEPKLCIKGVTLPNKTSNHCEVVSLWVKAGIGGGAFTAVLLVCLTCYFWKKNKRLEYKYSRLVMSANKDCELPAADSCALAEGEGEENEDDVVYSNTPSLLGKLKAIASKQADGDSSESVQLKSSQAERWVWG